Genomic segment of Desulfonatronum thiodismutans:
GGACCAGCTTGACCTCATCCTGAATCTGAAGCAGGAACAGGACCTGGGCAATCCTTACGCCGCCAAATGGATCGACTGCGCCGTACCGCGGCTGCGCACCGACGCGGCCAAGGACTTGGCCGAGGTCATCCTGCGTACGGACCACACGGACTGGTGGTTCACCGGTCCGGACCCATCCTGGTGGAGAAAATGAAAAAGAAAGAAGTCGGAATACAGGAGTCGGAATCCAGAATGCTGAAACCGATCGCCCTACTCCGTCTTCCACCTTCAACCTTCCGACTCCTGTGTTCTGAATTCTGAATATTGCCCTCCCATGACCCAACTCCTTTCCTCCCTCGGCACCGTCGCCCTGAACGTTTCCCGGGAAACCGGCCGGATAATGCTGCTCTTGCTGGAGGCCTTGGGCTGGCTGTTCCGTCCGCCCTGGCGCTGGCGACTTTTTTTCAAGCAGATGGAATTCATTGGCGTGAATTCAGTGTTCGTGGTCGCCCTGACCTCGCTGTTCACCGGCATGGTCCTGGCCCTGCAAACCTACTACGCCTTCCGGATGTTTTCCGCCGAGACACTGGTCGGGGCCACCGTGGCCCTGTCCATGACCCGTGAATTGGGGCCGGTGATCACTGCCTTGATGGTCACCGGACGGGCCGGGTCGGCCATTGCCGCGGAGATCGGCACGATGCGCGTCACGGAGCAGGTGGACGCCTTGTCCGTGATGGCCATCAATCCGGTCCAGTATCTGGTTCTGCCGCGGATAATAGCCGGGGTGATCATGGTCCCCTTGCTCACCGCCCTGTCCGACTTCATCGGCGTGCTGGGCGGATATCTCGTCGGGGTCAAAATGCTGGGCATCCACGGGGGGATCTTCATGAACAAAATATACGAATTCGTGGAACTCAGCGACATTTAC
This window contains:
- a CDS encoding MlaE family ABC transporter permease; the encoded protein is MTQLLSSLGTVALNVSRETGRIMLLLLEALGWLFRPPWRWRLFFKQMEFIGVNSVFVVALTSLFTGMVLALQTYYAFRMFSAETLVGATVALSMTRELGPVITALMVTGRAGSAIAAEIGTMRVTEQVDALSVMAINPVQYLVLPRIIAGVIMVPLLTALSDFIGVLGGYLVGVKMLGIHGGIFMNKIYEFVELSDIYNGLIKAACFGLILTLVGCYKGFYTRGGAEGVGRATTQAVVLSSVLILTFDYVLTALMM